Proteins from one Cellulosilyticum lentocellum DSM 5427 genomic window:
- the hisB gene encoding imidazoleglycerol-phosphate dehydratase HisB, protein MRSAQIKRDTAETKITLSLNIDGEGKTDIHTGIGFFDHMLTHIGKHSLSDLKVNAVGDIEIDCHHTVEDTGIVLGQAFKAALGNKEGINRYGHAIVPMDEALVLCAVDLSGRPYVDVDTPFTIDRLGDFDTEMVEEFFRAVAVHAGMNLHIQVIRGKNNHHIIEGMCKAFAKAMLDAMSFNPRIKGVPSTKGMLEV, encoded by the coding sequence ATGAGAAGTGCCCAGATTAAAAGAGATACAGCAGAAACGAAGATTACGCTCAGCTTAAATATTGATGGAGAAGGAAAAACAGACATCCATACAGGGATTGGCTTCTTTGATCATATGCTTACTCACATTGGGAAGCATTCATTAAGTGATTTAAAGGTAAATGCTGTAGGAGACATCGAAATTGATTGTCATCATACAGTAGAAGATACAGGGATTGTACTAGGGCAGGCTTTTAAAGCAGCACTTGGCAATAAGGAAGGGATTAACCGTTATGGTCATGCCATTGTACCTATGGATGAAGCATTAGTACTTTGCGCCGTGGACCTTTCAGGAAGACCTTATGTGGATGTAGACACACCCTTTACCATTGATCGTTTAGGGGATTTTGATACAGAAATGGTAGAAGAGTTTTTTAGAGCAGTGGCTGTTCATGCAGGTATGAATCTGCACATTCAAGTCATAAGGGGTAAAAATAATCATCATATCATTGAAGGCATGTGCAAAGCCTTTGCTAAAGCCATGCTAGATGCCATGAGTTTTAATCCTCGTATTAAAGGAGTGCCTTCTACCAAAGGCATGTTGGAGGTATAG